In Suricata suricatta isolate VVHF042 chromosome X, meerkat_22Aug2017_6uvM2_HiC, whole genome shotgun sequence, the DNA window TTATAAGCGTCCAGTGACTGGCTGAGTaagctcctttctctccccagttTGGTGAGAGCTTTAATCATGGAATCATGTTAGATTGTGTAAATgctctgttgagatgatcataggACTTTTCTAATCTTAGTTTGTTAACACAGTGAATTGCattgtctgatttttttaaaaacaggttattgtcaaattggtttccatgtaacacccagtgctcttccccacaagtgccctcctccattaccaccacctcttttccccctcctcctcccccccccccttcaaccctcggttcgttttcagtatcaatagtctctcaggttttgcgttcctctgtctccccaactctctttcccccttcccctccctacggtcctccattaggtttctcctgttagacctatgggtccaaatatatggtatctgtccttctccgcctgacttatttcgtttagcgtgacaccctcgaggtccatccactttgctaaaaatggccatatttcattctttctcattgccatgtaatactccattgtgtgtgtatgtatgtatatatatatgtatgtatgtgtgtgtgtgtatatatatacacacacacacataccacatcttcttgatctattcatcaggtgatgggcatttaggctttttccatgatttggctattgttgacagtgctgctatgaacattggggtacatgtacccctatgcatcagcacttctgtatcccttgggtaaatccctggcagtgctattgctgcgtcatagtggagttctatggatagtttttgaggaacctccacactgttttccagagcggctacaccagtttacattcccaccaacagtgtaggagggtgcccgtctctccacacccttgccagcatctagagtctcttgatttgttcattttagccactctgactggtgtgaggtggtatctcagtgtggttttgatttgtatttccctgatgatgagtgacactgagcatcttttcatgtgtctgttggccatctggatgtcctctttgcagaagtgtctgttcatgtcttctgcccatttcttcactggattattcatttttcgggtatagagtttggtgagttccttatagattttggatactagccctttatccgatatgtcctTTGCANNNNNNNNNNNNNNNNNNNNNNNNNNNNNNNNNNNNNNNNNNNNNNNNNNNNNNNNNNNNNNNNNNNNNNNNNNNNNNNNNNNNNNNNNNNNNNNNNNNNCCGCCCGCGGCCCCACAGCCCCGCAGCAGCCACAGGGGGAACCAAAGAGAAGGAAGCCTTCCCAGCTGCCCGGACCACAGACGCCaacaccgcccccccccgccccccaccacatGCCGCCTGCCCGCCCGCCCCCTGCACGCTAGCCTACGACCAAGAGGCGGCGGCAacagcaggctgcaggctgcaggctgcgGCTACTCGTACCGGCGCGCTCCTGGCAGCGCTTGCCTTCCCAAGTGACTTGGACTCGCCAGATCGGCTGGCCCGGGTCCCCGGCCCCAACTCCCGCTCGCGCCTCCGGCCCGGGTTCCAGCAGCCACCcgccctcctgcccttccctgcctctctgccccccagCTCGCGGGAAGGGAGGTCGCGGCAGCGGCCTGGTGGCACCGGCGACCGTGGCGACTGTGGCGGCGGCGgtagcggcggcggcggcggcggcggcggaggctGCGGCGGCGACCGTGGCAGAGGCTGTGGCGGAGGCCTCCGTAGCGGAGGCGGAAGCAGAGGTGGAGGCTGAGGTGGAGGCCGAGGCCTCAGTGGAGGAGGCAGTGGTGGAGGCCACCCGGGGGGAGGCAGCGGCCGCCTTGGcggagggggaggaggcgggggctgCCCTGGCTGCAGTGGTTGTGGAGGCTAGCGTGGCTGAAGCCGCCTCCGTCACCgcagcagccgccgccgccgccgccgccgccgccgaggCTGCGGTGCCCTCCTTGGGGGAGGCGGATGCGGATGTGGATGCAGATGCGGGTGCGGAGGTGGCGGTGGCGGCGGCAGCTGCCGCCGCAGCCACGGATGGAGATGCGGATGCGGAGACCAGCAGGGGCTCCGAGGGGAACCCAGACTTTCCTATGGCCTCTCTGTACGTGGGCGACCTGCACCCTGAAGTGACAGAGGCAATGCTCTACGAGAAGTTCAGCCCAGCGGGGCCCATCCTTTCCATCCGCATTTGCAGGGACAAGATCACCCGCCGCTCTTTGGGCTACGCGTATGTCAACTACCAGCAACCGGTGGACGCCAAGCGGGCCCTGGAAACCCTGAACTTTGATGTCATCAAGGGCAGGCCGGTGCGTATCATGTGGTCCCAGCGGGACCCCTCGCTCCGCAAGAGTGGGGTAGGCAACGTCTTCATCAAGAACCTGGGCAAGACCATCGACAACAAGGCGCTGTACAACATCTTCTCGGCGTTTGGCAACATCCTCTCCTGCAAAGTGGCCTGCGACGAAAAGGGGCCCAAGGGCTACGGGTTTGTGCACTTCCAGAAGCAGGAGTCCGCAGAACGGGCCATTGATGCAATGAATGGCATGTTCCTGAACTACCGCAAAATTTTCGTTGGGAGATTCAAGTCGCATAAAGAACGAGAGGCCGAAAGGGGAGCCTGGGCCAGGCAGTCCACCAGTGCTGACGTCAAGGATTTCGAGGAAGACACCGATGAGGAGGCCACCTTGCGATGAAGACATGCCAGGAGCTAGTCAGCCAGCAGAGCCAAATCTTGGCTCTCACGCGGTTTACAACCCCCCTCTTTGCCCCCCTaacccaccagcagtgtattGTATTGTACTGGGAGTGCAGGTCTCtcccgctccctctccctccctcccaccctcttcccactcctcctcctcctctctctcctctcttcctgtcttcatcctttcatctcctcctcctcctcttcctcactcctccctcttgctctcgtcctccccagctctcccctCCATGCACACCCACCAAGGCGTTGTGAATAATCTCGCTAATCTGTGCCACTTGATAGATTACAGGCTGCCTCTTCTTGTGGTTTGGTTTAAAAAGCACTTTCATTCTCGCTTCCTTCACTACACAGGTGATACAATTTCATGGTAGAAACatcagaaaggagaaggaaatcagATGCGAGTAAAACAAGAGAGTAATTGTTCGCCATGATTCTACTACCCAGAGACAACCACTTTTTGGTGTGCTGTTTTTCCAGGCTctcctatctccctccctctccctctcttcctcactcctcaGCCCCACCTTCCCTTTTTAACACACCTTTATAGAATGGTTCACGTGTGTGGTGTTTCTTAACCTGCTTCttcagaaactaaaacaaaacaaaaaccaacccatTGATCTTCTTCCCATGTTATTCAACAGGCTTCCGAAATGTCATCTTCAGTGCCTGCAGAATGTATCCATGGATCTTTAACACTTCTGTAATCATTCCCGCANNNNNNNNNNNNNNNNNNNNNNNNNNNNNNNNNNNNNNNNNNNNNNNNNNNNNNNNNNNNNNNNNNNNNNNNNNNNNNNNNNNNNNNNNNNNNNNNNNNNAAAGTCTACCTTCAAATAACACTATGCTGCTTCATGCATAGTGCAGGTACCTTTAACAGAGTTTCTCTGATTTTCCCTATTTCCCAGAGTTTTTCCTGATTTCTCCCTCTTGTCCCTCATGGCAATGCTGTCATTTCCTTCGCTTATCAGTATGCTATAGTCATTGAATTCATTACTAGTATTACTTTAAATGGTCAGTTATCTCTTAGATGAGCTGAGAATAAGAACAATCAAcgaatttcttttactttcattgaTTCCTTTTTCCGTGTTCTTCCTTCTGTTATGTAGATCTGAGTTTTTGAACTTTACTCTCTTCCTTTATgctgaggaatttttttttaacatgttgtGCATACTAGGTCTGCTGCCAATGATTTCCCACAGTCTGGGTTTATCTggggaagtttttattttgctttcattttttaagaacaatttCATTGGATATAGGTTGCTCAGTTgctggagttttctttctttcaacatgtTTCACTCCACTCTCTTCTCGTTTACATGGTTTCTGACCAGAAGCCCAATGTGGTTCTTATCATTGTTCATTGATACTTATGACATTTTCCTGCTCTCCCAGCTTCCTTCAAGATTTCATCcattgtctgttttgtttgtttgtttgtttgtttgttttgttgttgttgttgttttgttgttgttgttcatcttGCAGCCTGAATagtatattctgttttgttttgtatttatactGCTTGGTGTTTTCTGAACTTCCAGGGTCCATGTTTTGGTGTCTGCCATTAACTTTGGGATATTCTCAGCCATCATTacatcaaatatttctttgctccattttctctttcttctgctcttcACATTACAATTATTGTTGTGTTGCTTGATTTGAATTTATCCTACAGTATTTCAGTGGtgtgttacttttaaaatattttttttgtatttcagttAGTTTGCAAAGTTTCTGAAGACATATCTTCAAGCACACTGATTATTTCTTCAGCTGTGTCCAATATACTTCAAAGGCATTTTTCATACCTTTGAGCATTTTCACTTTTCAGCATTTACTTTGGGCTCTTTCTCACtgtttccattcttctgcttACAATACACATTTGTTACTGcatgttgtctatttttttccattagacCTCTTAATTCATTCATCATAGTTGCTTTAAATTCCCTGTTTGTTTGTGCCTTTGAAAGCCTGACCTGTAGCTGATGTTAGGCTCAGGGGAAAGATTCACCCTGTGACTCTTGGGTTGTGTATTTCTAACAAGGCCTCGGCCTGTGTTGTATAGAGCTCAAAAGAATGACTTATACCTTGTGCAATATACAGATGCATCAGGTGGTTGCTcatgaaaaaaaagtcatttgagagttaaaaacacaaagaaaagagtTGGGGGATAAAGTAGCAATACTGAGCGCTGTATTTGCAGACAGCTTACTAGGACCCTTAAATCCCTCTGCTGATGGTCCTGCCTTATGCCTCTTTCACACACATCCTGATTCTCAGCGTTATAGGTTGTAGGAGAAAACACCCATTGTGACCTATggcaaaaatgtttataaaaatggcCTGAATGACTTATCCTAAAACGTCTTAATAGACCAGAAAATATGATGGTCCTACCGGTTAATTTATGACAGACAGTGAACATGGATGGGTCCTCTTCAGTGCTGAAGCATATCAACAAACCAAAGAAATTTTCTGCGCTCTGCAGTTGAGTTAGACCCAAGGTCTCTAAGGCTAATAAGGTAGCACTCATGGAGGATTTTCCTAATCCTGATTATATTGATATGGAACTCCCTGGAGGAAGAATTTGCGGCAGGTTGATAATGGCTTCCAAATATGTACATATCCTATTGCTCAAACTttaaatgttaccttatatggcaatGACTTTGAAGATGCTATTAAGCTAATGATCTGGAGATTTGGAGCCTCCTGAATCACCCAAGTGGGCCCTAAGTGCAATTACAAGCAACCTTATGAGAGGGAATCTAGGGAGTTATTATATAGAAAAGAAACCAATGTGATCACAGAGGCAGAAATAGAATGATATggccacaagccaaagaatgcaaGCAGCCACCACAAgctgaaagaaacaagaaatattgTCTGCTAGAGCACACAATCCTgtagacaccttgattttggcccagtgaAATTTATTTCAGACTTCTTGCCTCCAAAACTGTGGAAGTATAATTTGTTGTTGTGCTgagtcactaagtttgtggtaatttgttacagcagcctcaTGAATCTCATATAGGAGCTTACCAGCATTAGCTGAGTAAGAAGATCCCCCTGAAGCATATGTTATAACcactcaaacataaacatttttttgtttatgtagtctttttttaatagtttattttcaaattggattccatataacacttctctccacaagtgccccccaccatgaccatcaccccattccctccgtccccctcccccttcactccatggttcattttcaatattcaatagtctctcatgctttgtgtccttctctctccccaactctctttcccccttcccctccctatggtcctctgttaggtttctcctgttagacctatgagtgcaaacatatggtatctgtccttctccacctgacttatttcacttaccatgacaccctcgaggtccatccactttgctacaaatagctagatttcattctttctcgttgccatataatactccattgtgtgtgtgtatacatatatatatatatatatatgtatacacacacacacacttcatcaTTCaatgacatttaggctctttccatgatttggctattgttgaaagtgctgcaatgaacactggggtacatgtgcccctatgtgtcagcacttctgtatcccttgggtaaatccttagcagtgctattgctggatcataagggagttctatcgataattttttgaagagactccacattgttttctagagcggctgcaccagtttacattcccaaccacagtgtaggagggtgcccgtagAAACATTTTTAGGAAGAATGAACTGGAATAGAATCTGGGTTTGATttgaagtgaaatttttaaaaattaaagtttaaacaaTTAGCACATGAAGAAGCTACTGATTGGATCTTGTGCCTATAGaatgctggttttatttttttatttttttttctacttttaattttttttNNNNNNNNNNNNNNNNNNNNNNNNNNNNNNNNNNNNNNNNNNNNNNNNNNNNNNNNNNNNNNNNNNNNNNNNNNNNNNNNNNNNNNNNNNNNNNNNNNNNaaaagcaacttcatttaaacaaccacccccaccaccaaaaaaaagaagagaaaaaaaaaagtaaagaaaataataagggaaaagcccaagacacacttcctatggggggggggggcgaaccagcatgtaatttctgtccttgatggaatgtattaaataagcaaacaccccaacaaggaaaacaagtactacaatgtaaaaatattaagaaaagaaaaccctctcacatgcataaatgtaAGATGGCACACTGGTTTTAAATTAACTTCAACTTCTACCAAGATGAGCTAATTCGCCAATACATCTTCTGTTCCTGAAATTAGCAATTTATTATGGGATCCACTAGATCCCATAGGTATACCTATGTTGTCCACTCACCTTAACATTCATGGGCACAGCTGGTGGCCTTTTCCTTGTTCCTTTCAGTGTTCATAGCATATACTGTTGAAGTAAAAAATGAGCATGCCTTCATGAGTTGGAGTACTTAGTGGTGGAGGCAATAATTAAGGAAAATTGTTGTAGCCCAATCGGTATGAGATATATCACTATTCTGAGTACTCCAATTGGGGATGGGGGGGAGCCAGACCAGTCCCAAGAAAATTCCATTTCAAACCTACACCAAGCAGTTATTTCTCACAAGATCATCTCCAATTTATAGGCTTCCCCACTACCTTTAATTATTCAAGTGACTATTAAAGTGACCTTAGAATTGCCCGGCTGCTCATGAAAAGGGCCTTAAGACCTAGGTCTTCATTTCCCAAGGTAATACCGCTACTGAGGTAAGCTCCCACTTCAGAGTTTCCACAGCCACCTCCCATCACTACATATCCTTAACAGGTATTGGTGACTCTATGATCACACCTGAGCTTCCCAACCAATCTGATTTTGTGTGATATTCCTGAGGAGGTCCAGCTCTTCTGTGACAAGCTGTACAAAACAtcctatctttttttcccttgaattcATCCTCAAGGCACAGGACAAACTGCCTCACCCTCTAATGTGAGGCATGTTTCCTGGTCCCCAGTGCCCTCTTGAGGAAAATCTCTCATGCCATTCCACTCGTTCTCACACATTAATTTTTGGCCTTAGGTGATGTGGTTCCCAAATTACATTAATTCCCAGAAACCCGCCTAAATTTTAAGAAAGGGCTCTCTGTGTTTTTCAGGATATTACCATACATAAGATGGAAAACAAACAAGTCTGCCATACTTCAGCCATTTGACAGTAATTTAACTAAATTTTCTGTGGTCACATGGCTAAAGTCAACAACACGAGAAACGACAGGTATTTACAATAATGTGGAGAGATGGAGgagcagcaagatggcagagaagtagggagttctgtaGTCTCTGTGCACCTGCagctatcaaactgagaagaattaaaagccacaatatcctgatctccaagaacagaggtgtgtGCACAGACTCCTTATTGATAACAACCTCATgaatgcctgagtgagtgcaaacttaGATGGGAGACTCTGAGGGGAGTCTCCGCCAAATCAGAACCGGGAGAGAgagtgcccagaaacttggcgCAGAGGGCCTTGTGCCCAGAGGCGGCTCAGGACCTTGGAGTGCCACGCGCAAATCAGCAGAGCAGAGTGGAGCACGGGAGGACCCACATGGCGGCCATGTAGCAAGGTGGAGAGccatggggaagagaaggagagactgaaaatgctcagaGACACAAACATCTCATGAGTAGCCtcagggtgtggggagagaaatctgtcccacTCAGCGGgtttgttctcccttgggctcagcAGCTCTCTGAATTCAGGTAGAGCAGGGgtaagctggctccccagtccccttactGAATTTCAGCCAGGAAGCCACCCGCCTGCTGGTGgtcattttaactgtggtggcagcattaaagtgcatggactaggatttagaaacacaaaacaatCTGATCCGTCCATGACACAAGGAAGTCAGACTCA includes these proteins:
- the PABPC1L2B gene encoding polyadenylate-binding protein 1-like 2, encoding MASLYVGDLHPEVTEAMLYEKFSPAGPILSIRICRDKITRRSLGYAYVNYQQPVDAKRALETLNFDVIKGRPVRIMWSQRDPSLRKSGVGNVFIKNLGKTIDNKALYNIFSAFGNILSCKVACDEKGPKGYGFVHFQKQESAERAIDAMNGMFLNYRKIFVGRFKSHKEREAERGAWARQSTSADVKDFEEDTDEEATLR